The DNA window gaaggctttattgactgaggcaccagtgttggtacaacctgagtcagggaaggagtttataatttacagtgatgcatcgttgaatggtcttgggtgtgtgttaatgcaatagggcaaagtaatagcttatgcttcgagacagctgaaaccgcacgagaagaattatccgatgcatgatttAAAATTGGcggccattgtttttgctttaaaaatttggcgtcattatctgtatggtgagaaatgccgaatcttcactgatcataagagtttgaagtatttaatgaatcaaaaagacttgaatttgcgacaacgaagatggctcgagctaataaaagattatgagctagtgattgattatcatcctggaaaagctaatgttgttgctgatgccttaagcagaaaatctttatttgcttttagAGCTATGAGTACGAgattaactttatctgatgatggttcaattttggttgaattgaGGGCTAGACCGTTATTCCTTCAGCAAATCTGGGAAGCTCAAAAGAAcgacagtgagttgcaagccaGGAGAGCTCAGTGCGAAGCaggtgttgactcagattttcGAATTAGCTCAGATGATTGTCTGATGTTCCGGGATAGGGTATATGTACCGAGAAGTGATGAGTTAATTCAGACCATTTTATATGAGCCACATAgtggtgatttttcaattcatccaggtagtgtgaaaatgtataatgatttgaagaaaatgtattggtggccgggaatgaaaaaggatatctcggaatttgtaccaaagtgtttaatttgtcaacaagtgaaagctgagcatcaagtaccatcaggtttacttcagccggtaatgattccagagtggaagtgggacagtatcacgatggattttgtgacaggattgcctttaactccaaagaagaaggatgctatttgggtaattgttgatagactgacaaagtcagcccatttcattccggtacgcatcgattactcacttgacaggttggcggagttatatattgctgaaataaggagactacacggggtgcctaagtctattatatcggatagagatctgaggttcacatcgaggttttggataaagttgcaggaagctttgggtacaaaattgaactttagtactgcgttccatccacaaactgacgggcaatcagaaagagtgattcaagttcttgaagacatgctccggtgttgtattttagaatttgaaggcagttgggagcaatatctaccattggttgaatttgcttacaaaaATAGCTATTAGTCAAGTATACGAATGGCAcagtatgaagcattatatgggcataagtgtagaactcctttatATTAGACTGAGCTTGGTGAGAACCgaattcatggagttgatttagtgaaggaaactgaagaaaaagtaaagataaTCCGTGGCTGCTTAAAGGCTGCtttagatcgacaaaagtcatatgcagatttaaagagaaaagaaattgagtttcaggTGGGTGATAGAGTATTTCTgaaggtatctccatggaagaagattttgaggttTGGCcataaaggcaaattaagtccacgttttattggaccgtatgaagttattgaaagaattggacctgtaGCTTATTAGTTAGCTTTACCAGCAGAGTTGGAaaggatacataatgtatttcatgtatcgatgttgtgacgctatcgttcggatccttcacatatagtttctccTGCAGAGATTGAagttcgaccggatatgacttatgaggagGAACCGATAAAAATTCTggctcgagaggtcaagcaatTAAGGAATAAGCGTTTGGCcttagtaaaagtgttgtggcaaaaacatggagCGAAAGAAgttacgtgggaaccggaggaagttatgaggaaacagtacccaaacctctttttcggtaagattttcggggacgaaaatccctaaagggggagaattgtaacagctcgattcggggcctagtcggaacagtggtttctggaccacaaatctgacgaaggaaaatatgattattattatatttttatggtccacAATTTTACagaaaaatttcgtaaaaatttcgttcgaaaatttcgacgtttgggcactcaatttagtcaaaatgactaaattgtaaaaaatgcaaaagttgagttctacatgttagaagtgtctaattgttatgaaattttaaattggaggtctttatgtggtaattagaccattagttagttgatggaaaaaaatgggcatagaattagtgaaatagattttttttaagtaagggcattttagtcatttggtaattaaatagaattaaatgggaaaaagatggcaaaatatgctcatcttcttcatggtgaacgaaatcagcaagggggaagccatatttagggtttttaagcttccaagctccatagtaagtgattccaagccccgttttttatgatctttacgttttttgagtcccggtaacttggtttagcttattttaccattaattcgtgttagggtttatatttggaaaaatacccataggtgaaatgtgtttattttgctgtttaatggtagaatatgaagctagaaattatgttaaacaatttttgctaagcgattttaaacgaaaacaggtaaattgacataatcggtaaaaatacctaatgttcaaaagtgtgtgttagagtgagaatttgatgttgtcatagaagggaaaaatgttcagcatgtcataaaacataagaataagagatgaattttaattttcgagcttagggacaaaagtataaatatgtaaaagtttgggggcaaaattataatttttcaaaaagttgggtggaggactattttattaaatgtgaacattaaatgagttaaatttgctattatagatcaagaaagacgagaagactACCTCAAACGGGGAAAAGAGAATATAGTGgagtaaattacaaaattacgatattttgcaccgaggtaagtaaacatgtgatttaatgtattattttggtatCATTCAATATATGTTGGGATTTAATAGAACATAGAGTAAATATTCGGTAAGATCCAAAAAATGTGGTTAagttgggaaaggtggtaaaATGTTGAAACTATGGGTtccggttgaacactcggaataagccgaagtattttaaatgtgaagggggttgctaagtgctgattccccgactcattggtggttgctaagtgctgattccaccgtatcttgaatataaagggggttgctaagtgctgattcccacaaggggttgctaagtgctgattccccgattcattggtggttgctaagtgctgattccaccgtattttaaatgtaaagggggttgctaagtgctgattccccaaaTCATtagtggttgctaagtgctgattccaccatatctttgaatgtgaaaggggttgctaagtgttgattccccgaAAATACtagtggttgctaagtgctgaatccaccgataacggttaatattccgagtgttcaactaGTAAATTGGGAAGGTGAATATTTATATGTGGTGGACAAGCTTATAggaggaatattgggtttgatacttaatcgACCCATGTATAAGGTGggatgaaatataaaaaatacaaaagaaacaaattaaatacaaaactgttttgaacaacagcagttgggaaacattgaaaaatcaccataaatggtggaaaatgaattagaggttgaataatatatgaaattgaagctgaatgagtctattttcatacgaaagaaacagagcaaggaAAAGAATtgtatatttggggatatttgaatttatttgagaTAGGGTTGGATTgattcgaaatcccctgttccaactttggaaaatcactaaaaattgtacaaaaataattatggcctaaaatttatatgcctagaTTCTTTagtgagtatatttttaatagaaacaaatgagaacattttttgaattttgtacagggagttaattaaattttagtaaagggAGGTCAGAACCGTcaggcagtgaaataggggaatctttaaagaataaactgtactaattggctaagccaaaaaaattttgaaaattttatggtgaaaggtatatgagtttagtttcggggaaaatttacggaatccaatttggagccctgtagctctaGATGAAAATAAATTAGTGACCATGACTCAGAAAAATAACTTGCTGGAAATtgaaaaattgatgaaatttaagtgtgattaaaattatgttactatGTAATCATGTGAGGaaattatttatttgtcataagtttacttactaagctatatgcttactcgtttttattttcccttgattatagtgacatcaATCAGTTCGGAACTTGGACGACGTCAGataatcatccacactatcatcaactttttgggtattttgcaacTAATACTTTggaaacatggcatgtatagatgactttatgTATTGCggtttaaatatgtatatatatagtacgGTTCGGTTTAAAATGTTGGTGTTTGTTAATGGATAAATTGTGTTTGAACATACAACTGTATTTGGTTGGAATATTGAATATGTTTGGAATTGTGTTTGAAAATTTgtagggggttttatgtaaaaataagcagaaatgctgccgaaattttataataaaaaaaatttattaatacctCATACTCAGTTCCGttaaggaatacgggtaaggggtattacaggccttgctcttgcagactctctcaacatgacccttcttttTACAATGCTGACATACAGCATCTAGATTGAACCAACATTTTTCTTCTGGATGACCAGGCCTCTTGCAATGCCTTCAAGGTtggtcattgctccttgcagcatcaggcttaggcctaaTTTTCCAGGTCTTCTTGCCTTTATAGGCAGTATTTTTTTtttgcctgaaaggcaccttccTGGTGCTCCTCCAATCTGCTAGCTCTTCTCTGCTCTTGTGCATAAAGGGCATTGATAAGCTCTGTCAAGGGAATGCTGGTCAAGTCCCTTGAGTCTTCGAGAGATgaaatttttgcctcatacctctttGGTAATGTTGAAAtcaccttctccactatcctagcttcacTGAACTGCTCaccaaggagccttatgctgtttacacagccataatcctgtcagaatattgcttgacagtttcttcttccttcatcttcaagttCTCGAATTCTCTCCTCAAATTTAACAATTGTTGCTACCTTGTCCTCTttgtcccttgaaactcctctttcAATTTATCCCAGGCCTGCTTTGGTGtttcacaggccataatccttgtgaaaatcacatctgacACTGAGTTCTATATGCAGGACATGGccttgtgcctcttggtcctctcatcagcatgctgcctgatttgagccactgttggattggctctaagtggctctggttcaacatcagagttgaccacctcccacagatcgaaagcctgcaggtaggtcttcattttgaccACCCATATGTGATAGCCTTCCCCATTGAAGACTTGTGGTGCAGTTGGTGAAAAGTTTGATGAAGCCATTCTTTGAATACCAGGtcccttaagaaataggctctagataccaattgttggtgtacTAACAGAAATAACAGACTCGGCAAGTGTCTTGTGCAACAAGCCTCGATGCTTGTTGAGCAAACAAATGAATTCGAgcaaaagaaaaggaaggaaaagttagaaaaatgGAGAGTATTTGATGAACAAAACTTAATTCATTCATTGAATTAACAGTGGCAaaatgccaatacataaatcaagctctaagcttgtcaaaaacagTAAACATTTACCTAATggttacctaacaccactaaacaTTGAAACTTGAAGCAATCAACTTGTGCATACAAGCAAAGCTGAATTAACAGCTCATATGATAGCAAATTACATCAATCATCTACCTAACATAgttctaaatgaactaaattacaTTTCATTGACTAGAAATTACAAaatgagcaaaataagcttgcatTAGCAGCTCCTGCATGACTTGGTCTTCATGGCCTGCTTGCTGTCGAGTGTTTACTTCATACTGACCAAACTTCATCACATATGATCGTGTCAGGCTCACGTATGGTAAGATTTTTATAAGTTCttttatgtatttaaaaaaatattaaaaattatattctctTATTCATATATCTAACATGAGTATCCAATACGAATAGTTcgaaaaaagttaaaagaaagaaattaagaGTACATAAGTTGAGAAAGGACCACCCTCATGGAGAGGTCAAGAGGTTGTAAGAGGTGAAAGCGGCAAATTGCAGATGGCATGGAAATGGGTTGCTTTGGATCCCATCTCCGGAAAATAAGAGTCAGGATGACTGTTGGCCAAAATGATGGGAAAACAGCTGCGcactatattaataattaatcCAACTTATTTTTCTTGAACTATTTCCATCCAACATCTGTTCAGTACGTACCTGAATATGAAAATATATCGATATAACGATACAGTTCTCCAAAGACccttaaaagaattgaaagaattaagcATACTCTTATCATATAATCCATGAATTCATAAGCAATGAAGACAAAGGACAATTTGAATAGTCAAAATCATGGCAGACGTAGAGGTTGGTAAGCGACTAATTGCAGTTTTAGGAAGAAAATGACCTGAGATCCTGGTCGCAACCATTTGCACCAAGATATGTAATAAACCCCACACTCCACGGCCAACATTGCAAATGATAATTGGAATTTGAATAGTTAATAACTACATATAGGCAAAAGTTCAGTTTTCCAGCTTTCTCTTTACAGTTTTTTTAATCAAAGAAATAGACAAATATTGAACATTTATAACAAAATCTCCATTCCATTAGTAAGATTACATAAACAAATGTTATACTTTTAACAAGAAGATCAGCAGAGACAATTCAACCATATAACACTTTGTTTGGAAACACTATAATTTcaacaacatcaaagaaaaacaaataaaacaaacaaatgaaCAAAACGTGGAACAAAAGAAATAGGTTAAGGGGACCACCAAATTTTTCTACTTATATGGCAGGCAAAGTTTCACTACCAAAACTGTTTCCCCAGATGGAGAATCAAATCATTATGGTTCTGATGTTGTAATCTGTTGTTCAGCGTTATCTGTATGCAACTTTGCCAGAGCTTCGGACAAAAGCAATGTCGTGGCTTTGGTCATGGTTTGATACTGTGAAGGCAACATGGGTGGGGGTGGTTGAGATTTGTATATTTGGACTCGAGCAGGGTCATCATCAAGTTTGTTAGCGTAATTTGCAGTTTCACCAGCAGCAACACCAAATGATTGAGGTTGATGTTGAACTTGAGCACCTGCATGCCTGGTTTCGGTTTCAGTATGCGGTACATTAATAAGTTGGTGTCCTGCGGGAATCTTTTGGCATTGTTCTGAGGTTAACTCAGCTGCAGGTTGAGGTACTGCTGCAACCTCCTTGAAAACCATTTGTGTTGGAACCAATGAAGCATTTGGATGAGCTTGGGGCTGACCAACACCAATACCCGTTGCATGAACAATACTATGTTGCACAGGTACAGTGTAGGGCTGAGCCGGTGCGACAGGGTAATAATACATTGGACGAGGCTGATTCGACTGATAATGGAGATGGTGGTggtgctgctgctgctgctgtggCACCGGATAATAGACTGGGTAATATGATGTAACGGGCTGCATCCCAGGCATGTTCGGCTGCACGTAACGGGTATCCTCATGAATTACTTGTGTTTGCTGGGGAGGTAAATGCATCAGATTTACCGGAAACCCCGATGCATGGATTGGTTTATGCATCTCAATCCCAGAGGAAGGATCAGCCATTTTCTTGTCTGCTTCAAAAGGGTTAGAACAGAGCTTATTCTCCATTGCAGCAATGGGGCCAACTTGGTCTTGAAAAGTTCCAGACTGCACATTAGAAACGGCACTCCCAACACATTCATCGCTGTTGGAAtgacaaaacaaaaatttaacaaTCAAAGGAAGCAAAAAGTATGGAATTTTTCAGTTCTATTGAAATAAACTTAACTATGCTTAAAGTTGCATCCTATCCCAACAAGATTTAAGCATAGATTTTTCCAGTTAGAAATCTGATTCCCAAGTTCAAATTCCTTCTATTTGAACTTTAAGCATGTCATTCAAACCCTTATTTATCAGTCAACACGAATCCAAACAATAGAAATCACCAAAAGCTCTATAAAGCAATAAAAAGAAAATGCACATTTACACTACAAAACTCCTCTCTTTCCATACATAAAGAAAGACCCAAATTTGTTTACAATACCTTGGTATTGAATCTGGTGAGGGTTTAATTGGAGGCAAACTCGACAAAGAAAGCGAAGAAGAAGTAGAACCAAAGGAAGAAGAAGTTTCCAAAAGAATAGACTCAGCTTGGTCACCACTTTCACCTCCAAACCCCACTCTTGCACTCCTCAAAGCATCAACAAACCAACTCTCTCGTTTCGGATGAGTCAACTCAGCTTTATCGCCACTACTAACGGGAAAAAGGAACAGTCTGATTCGTGAAGGTGAGGCAGTAGAACTAGAAGAGAGTCTCTTGTGCTCTTCCAACATGATTTGGAGATCATCATCGGTTGAGATGGAAATGAGCGAGTCAAGGTCGTGATCTGGAAGTTGGTATTTGAGAACAAATGGGGTGGCGAGGCGGAGGAAGGTGGCGAGGTGGGTGGCGAGGGAAGAAAGAGTAAGGGGGGTGTTGTCGGTGGTGGGGATGGTGATCAAGCGGTTTTCACCGCCAGAATAGTAGAACGATTTGGTTTGTGGACGTGGGATGATACGGCCGCCGTAGCTACACATTAGCCGTAGCTTAGGGGCGGAGGAGGGAGGTGGATCCATGGCGGTGGTCTCGGGTGGTGGGCGGCGAGCGTAGATCTAGTTAAGCAATAAAAGCAGACAAGTTGGAGCGTATATTTTAAGCAAAAAAGaagataaattataattatagaaAGATAAAAAGCTTGCATTGCATGGAGGGGGACAAGTGGTGTAAGCTTTACCGGACCGGACAAGACAGCGAAGCCATCTCATCGGTTCGAGCGAGTTGGATAATCAATAATCATTTATggatattctattttttattttaagaatttgtatgatatttggatttttaatgcgtatttttaactaatttaaaatcaacatctattatttcaacttgtcttttttataatatatttagatTAGGCATTAATGATTTGGATTTATTTTATATCTTGAATGTTGTTGAGGGGATGTCGAACTTATTCGAGAAAAAATCTGTGAAGTGTCGTCTATCAATTGTAAATAAACCTTTTAATTAGTTTAGTATTGGGTCCAAAAAAATGACTCTATCAAGAGCTTGAAAAGGTGGTTCACAAAGTGAGAGTGTATTCACTCACTGCGTCAACATTTACTCTTGATGGGATCTAAAACCATACCCTTATATGACATTTATAGGTAAGATGTGAACTCTTCGTCCCCTCAAGTTTTAAGTAAAATCACTTTGTGAACCCACTCAGACTCTCAACTGTGGAAATAAAATCCGATAATAAAATAGAATACAAATATTTAAAGACAATACTTACAAACTTCTCCCAACCAAATCTAACTTTTTatgatacattttatttttaactttttaaggaAGTCTTTAAAAAAAAGAGTCATGCACAAGAACTGAATTTGTTTTTTATTAGATAGAGACGCTTAATCCATCAACATTGACAATCAAACTCtaataaagaaaatttaatttgagCTAAGTCATAATTAAATGCGATCTCAATTATACTTTAGCACAGATCTCTTGAGGTATGTTTATAAGcagtgaaaatatttttttattttttttattttcatttaaaaataattaattattatattatgtgttgcatgtgtttatttttaaatatatatttattaattaagtgagaattgattaatttttaataaaaatctaccgattttaaaaaataattaagagaaaatagcattttaaaagtaataaaaataaaaaagtgagaataagtaattaaataaaatagtttgTGATATGAATATgagtcaaaattttaaatatgaagaatttttattttaatattttattgcctTCAACATAAAAATAAAGAAGTATCGTTAATTTCTTCATGCTCGTTCCAAAAAGAGGTTTAGTtgataaagataataatataaaataaagtaaaaataggATTATGATTGCcgaataaattaattgaaataaaataaactagtgaattaaatatattaaagctTAGCCTAGCCTCGGTACACTCCGAACTTGAACTAATCCTTGAAAAATGGATTTTTCCTTCCAAGCAATAAGTTGGTTATAGGGATTAAGTACACCTCAACCGCCATCTTTTCCTTGTGTAGTCGGTTTCGGTACGACCTGCAAACTGACCCTTGCCAAATTTCTAACCACATAACTCGTGCTCGTAATTTAAGATTTCGACAGCCTTGCGATTTAGaaagcccaactcgaattaacggcctcaactGCGTCAGTCGTTTAAATccgatcactatctcccttgatGGAATCCAACTGGCTTGTACCCACCTGAACACGCCAATTTGTTCATGCAAATTCGAACTCGAAAGACGATCATCTCGTTTTCCCAACTGTACGTCAAACAACTCCAATCTAATGCacgctttttgaattgaaattgaattaactttaagGGATAATTGTGACTATCCATATACTGGAGAGATAGCGAATATCATGTTGAAAGGTTTTAGTGTGGGTTCATATCTCACGATTATTTTGTTGGAATGATAATCGGGCTAAAGCTAAAAGGGAATTAGTTAAGCATTAAATTAATCATGCTTTGTTGGTTTATggaagggattaaattgtaaggaTGAATGGCAGAAAGGATAAATGACTTGGGAAGCAATTAAACCAaagtaaagaaatggaaaaaaaatggcTGAATGCCTACACTAGCTTTTATgtgataaagaaaagaaagaaataaattgCATTCAATTTCCAGTGTCTATTTTCATGCCACCAACAGTAAGTATTTATACACATTTctcatgctaaatttagcaagattTTTTTCCCTAAAGATATCaaccaaaaatcatatttaaactatttatagaattttgacaatttcaaaaaaatctaattttaactAGTCAATTACTAATTCTTCAATTCTTCAATTTGGCCCTCCTCTTTACTTTTCGttccaatttagcccattttatttgattttgaattttggcACTTCAGTTTCATCCCTAATAAGAAAGACAAGTTTAGTATCATCTTATTcaaaaattagccaaaaataaatatataaaataaaaacaaaaattaacttGCTATCAGTGACACGTGGCATAATGATATCATCATGATgtcataattaaaaaatatattaaaaataaataaataatattttaaaacctatttccattttttccattttttccttctttttccaggtttttcttttcctttttccaatatccatttcttttattttttttcttattccttCAATGAACCCTAACTGCCGTTGCCATCTAAGCTCTGATTGGGCACTATTAGAACACTCCTCCTCGCACCTTTCTTTAAATTGCCGGTTAGTTTTCCAAGAATCCGACCCAAATTTGATGAAACATAGTCCAAagctttgatttctttctttctctgatCTCCCTTTTACACCGTCAAATCACCACCGATCTTCAGTATATGGTACATCGTCTTGTGGTTCACCTTACCACCGTTGGGATTGTTGAATGGAGATCCGGAGTTCTAAACTCAAACAAATAAGTCCTCAATAAAAACCCTAGATAGTTGGCTATGAATTTTCCTACTATGTTTCGTCTAGTCTTTGATGTCAAACCGAGCCACCACCGTCAATGGCCTCGCCTCTAGTCAATGTGCACCGCTTAGcctcttgtttcttttcttttttaccgCCGCTTTTACTATCTAACCTCAGACGATAAACATGTTTTGCAAATCTAAGATTTTTCTAGGTTTGCAAAACTAAGTTTCAGTTTGGATTTGTTTTCTGGGATTTGACTCCATTTCCCCCCCAATGGGTCaatttgattttggttttattttttgattgGGATTCCATGTTTATTATCTGGGTTGTCTCTGCTTTGATTTTGTGTTGGGATTTTGATTTGCTTCGCTTTTTTAAGCTCGATTTCATGGAGTAAATCAGGGGTTTTAAAAGATTCAATCTCAGATACCATCTCATAAACCttaatttgaaagaaaacccTAACAGGAAACCCCAAATTAGCTCAACTCCGATgctattttcaagccaaaaaggAGGTCAACTGTCGACGAAAACAGAACGACAACAAAAATTGGGGAGAAAAGTCAAaagaaaaaacattttttaatttttttaaattatggcaTCATCATGTCGTCATTTACTCAATCTTATTCCGCCACTTGTCTTAAACTTAACGATGTTAgactcagttaccgatttagttGACAGAAAAAAAGTTTGGGTACTAATCTGAGacaaaaaaaccataaatatCAATCTGGGAGAGAAATTGATAAGTTCaagtactaattttatatttaaccctaatTTAAAGAAGTGCATTATTTAATGGTGGTACTACTAAATTACCTGGAAAATAGATTtattaaactttttattatttaaatactaactaattattctaaatttatttataattatatttagatGTGAGTTTAGTGATACAATAAAAAAGgtaaatgttaaataattattttagattaaattgtaattatatttaaatatcaatataataatatgataGCAAAAATGTATTCTCACCAATTCAAACTTTTGTCTAAActcgtgcttttatatatattataataatatattctaTTATATAGATTATAGATTAATGCAAAGTAACATAATTCAAAACAATAGTTGATTAACATAATTatctttaatatattaattaagtgataattaatatgcttagaattatattcaaataataactctattttacatcaataaaattaccaCAATTTTTTTTACACCAAAAATTTTAACTGATAatgtaaatttaaattataattatcacaactcctttttctttatattttatgtttagagttctattaaagtaataactttattttaaaattagcacaacatttttttaactaataattgtaaattaaattttaatatttgtaaatgtataataattatcacttcgattaaattttaattattttttagggattaatatttgatacattgaCATTATACTTTTCTTATTCCACAAGCAACCTTGAAAGATTGACACGTGTCCCTTTTTTAAAGTATTTATTCTTTAATATTTTGCAATATTCCTATTGGATACTGTcaactagacctgtccatgggccgggccgggcccggaaaAAATTTCGGCCCGACTCTtaggcccaggcccggcccggcacgaaatatgggcctaaaattttgcccaggcccggcccgagaaaaaaataataagcctGAGCCTGGCCCAGCCCGGCCCAATTTTTagtaaacacaaaaaaaatattttaaaaataaaaaatatttaaagtattttaaaattaaaaaataaaaataaaaaatatatacttattatat is part of the Gossypium hirsutum isolate 1008001.06 chromosome D11, Gossypium_hirsutum_v2.1, whole genome shotgun sequence genome and encodes:
- the LOC107912911 gene encoding uncharacterized protein, with translation MDPPPSSAPKLRLMCSYGGRIIPRPQTKSFYYSGGENRLITIPTTDNTPLTLSSLATHLATFLRLATPFVLKYQLPDHDLDSLISISTDDDLQIMLEEHKRLSSSSTASPSRIRLFLFPVSSGDKAELTHPKRESWFVDALRSARVGFGGESGDQAESILLETSSSFGSTSSSLSLSSLPPIKPSPDSIPSDECVGSAVSNVQSGTFQDQVGPIAAMENKLCSNPFEADKKMADPSSGIEMHKPIHASGFPVNLMHLPPQQTQVIHEDTRYVQPNMPGMQPVTSYYPVYYPVPQQQQQHHHHLHYQSNQPRPMYYYPVAPAQPYTVPVQHSIVHATGIGVGQPQAHPNASLVPTQMVFKEVAAVPQPAAELTSEQCQKIPAGHQLINVPHTETETRHAGAQVQHQPQSFGVAAGETANYANKLDDDPARVQIYKSQPPPPMLPSQYQTMTKATTLLLSEALAKLHTDNAEQQITTSEP